Genomic segment of Acidobacteriota bacterium:
TGCTGGCAGGGACCCAGGGCAATATCTCCGTCCGCCTGGATTCCGAGCGGATTGTCGTAACGCCCGGCGGCGTATCCAAGGGCCGCCTCTCACCGCGAGACATGATCACCGTCAACCTGACGACCGGAGCCAAGCTTCAGGGACCGGGCCGGGCCTCATCGGAGTTGCCGATGCATCTGTTTGTGTACAGAAACCGACCTGACATTCTCGCCTGCGTTCACGCTCACCCGCCGTATGCCACCGCCTTCGCGGTCGCAGGTGTTCAATTGGCCGAGGATTTCCTGCCCGAGGTCGTTCTGTCTGTCGGCAGGGTTCCCCTGACCGACTATGCTCCCCCCGGCACCCAGGCCGTCCCGCAAGCCCTCGCACCGTTCATAGCGGACTGTAACGCCTTCCTGCTTCGCAACCACGGCCTGCTGACAATCGGCCGGACTCTCGAAGAAGCGTACAACCGACATGAGACGGTCGAGCACTGCGCTCGCATCGCGCATCTGTCGTCGCAAATAGGAGACCCTCACGGCATTCCGGCCGACGACTACGAGCGGCTCAGCAAAATCCGCCGCGAGGGAGAAA
This window contains:
- a CDS encoding class II aldolase/adducin family protein — translated: MASLSVAREAIAEVGRRLSDRGLLAGTQGNISVRLDSERIVVTPGGVSKGRLSPRDMITVNLTTGAKLQGPGRASSELPMHLFVYRNRPDILACVHAHPPYATAFAVAGVQLAEDFLPEVVLSVGRVPLTDYAPPGTQAVPQALAPFIADCNAFLLRNHGLLTIGRTLEEAYNRHETVEHCARIAHLSSQIGDPHGIPADDYERLSKIRREGEKTQDN